A genomic segment from Propionibacteriaceae bacterium ZF39 encodes:
- a CDS encoding TetR/AcrR family transcriptional regulator, with protein MMARTTKPADERRDEILDAAQRLFVTKGFRATTIEDLLAAVGIAKGTLYYHFAGKDEILQALVMRTVRQVTARAEAVAASDLNPLHKFIGVVATVSADAEAAELAEEFHASGNDAFHLMSIIELICHLTPVLTRVVEEGVAAGVFTTGQPREDVEIILTGIGFLTDDGIFTGEQAEIPRRIRGLVDAGERLLGCPAGSLAVLAGSAAPETPSGGEA; from the coding sequence ATGATGGCGCGCACCACCAAGCCTGCGGACGAGCGGCGGGACGAGATCCTGGACGCGGCGCAGCGATTGTTCGTGACCAAGGGGTTCCGGGCGACGACGATCGAGGACCTGCTCGCAGCGGTCGGCATCGCGAAAGGCACGCTCTACTACCACTTCGCCGGCAAGGACGAGATCCTGCAGGCGCTGGTGATGCGTACGGTTCGACAGGTCACCGCACGTGCCGAGGCGGTCGCGGCCAGTGACCTCAATCCGCTCCACAAGTTCATCGGCGTGGTGGCAACGGTCAGCGCCGACGCGGAGGCCGCGGAGCTCGCCGAGGAATTCCACGCGTCCGGCAACGATGCTTTCCATCTCATGTCGATCATCGAGCTGATCTGTCATCTCACGCCCGTGCTCACGCGCGTGGTCGAGGAGGGGGTGGCGGCCGGGGTCTTCACCACCGGGCAGCCGCGCGAGGACGTCGAGATCATCCTCACGGGCATCGGCTTCCTCACCGATGACGGCATCTTCACCGGCGAACAGGCCGAGATTCCACGCCGGATCCGCGGCCTGGTCGACGCGGGCGAACGCCTCCTCGGGTGCCCTGCCGGCTCGCTCGCCGTTCTGGCCGGCTCCGCCGCACCGGAAACCCCCTCGGGAGGCGAGGCGTGA
- a CDS encoding ABC transporter permease, with product MLTRMIRADLRRSRAVSITLLAIVTLAAALAAMSAGLIVRTTTAIDHLWDTSKPPHAVQMHAGEADPAAIDAWVQTRPAIEDHHVMRTVKVPPQSLTIAGVNQGESALEPAFVTSPQRFDLLLDSHGNPAAPGPGEIVLPVHYRAIGAADIGDVVAVQLDGSRRELRVVDFARDVQMNPSMVTSKRFVVHPDDFAALDAQLEEVEYLIEFRLHDPSAAKAELDAYRAAGLPASGVAVDHTIFRLMNALSTLLLAGVALLVAGLLVVVAGLALRLAILAALENDLPELATLKAIGARPKAIRRLYVVKYAAIAAAGALLGYALSFPILSAVSEPVLLYLGQPALTLWDILVPILAAAAVGAMVVLLCLATLRRLSRISATQALRTGAAGQLKPRRHRLVLSRNRWLPTQAWLGLKEAMRPANALLVGVVATATFLVLLPLNAVTTLADPGFSSYLGVGQADVLIDTQDDPALFEQVRAGVAADPDVTRSTGLATRRLDVLTPDGEWESLLVESGDHTMFPLHYSQGYAPAAPGEIAFSHNQAAALKAGLGDRVTLKSTDGGAAHWHSVSVDLAEGVDAKAKADALAAAYPGAKALSVAEASNEAIGATLTQLRLVSGLSAAVAFALVFLVTALFAVLVVSREADQIATQRAIGARASGLVGQYLIRFVAVGVFGVLIGVVLAQTLGQLLTAGAVGLLGAPGLVVLVDPLLSWLAVPALLIVAVVAATLLALGRIPTITVLDPG from the coding sequence ATGCTCACTCGCATGATCCGCGCCGACCTGCGCCGCAGCCGCGCCGTGTCGATCACCCTGCTGGCGATCGTGACCCTCGCCGCAGCCCTAGCTGCGATGAGCGCCGGTCTGATCGTGCGCACCACCACGGCCATCGACCACCTCTGGGACACCTCGAAGCCCCCGCACGCCGTGCAGATGCACGCGGGCGAAGCCGACCCCGCTGCCATCGACGCGTGGGTGCAGACGCGGCCCGCCATCGAGGACCACCACGTGATGCGGACCGTGAAGGTCCCGCCCCAGTCGCTGACGATCGCCGGCGTGAACCAGGGCGAATCCGCCCTCGAACCCGCCTTCGTCACCAGCCCACAGCGGTTCGACCTCCTGCTCGACAGCCACGGCAACCCGGCCGCCCCGGGCCCCGGAGAGATCGTTCTGCCGGTGCACTATCGGGCCATCGGCGCGGCGGACATCGGCGATGTGGTCGCGGTCCAACTGGACGGCTCTCGCCGCGAGCTGCGGGTCGTCGATTTCGCCCGCGACGTCCAGATGAACCCCTCGATGGTCACCTCGAAGCGGTTCGTCGTGCATCCGGACGACTTCGCCGCGCTCGACGCCCAGTTGGAAGAGGTCGAATACCTGATCGAGTTCCGCCTCCACGACCCGAGTGCCGCCAAGGCCGAACTCGATGCCTACCGCGCAGCCGGGCTGCCGGCTTCCGGCGTAGCCGTCGACCACACGATCTTCCGGCTGATGAATGCGCTGAGCACGCTCCTGCTCGCCGGCGTGGCCCTGCTGGTCGCCGGGCTACTGGTCGTGGTCGCGGGTCTCGCCCTGCGTCTCGCGATCCTGGCCGCTCTCGAGAACGACCTGCCCGAACTGGCAACCCTCAAGGCGATCGGCGCCCGCCCGAAGGCGATTCGACGGCTCTATGTCGTGAAGTACGCCGCGATCGCAGCCGCGGGTGCCCTGTTGGGCTACGCCCTGTCCTTCCCGATCCTCTCCGCCGTCAGCGAGCCCGTGCTGCTCTACCTGGGCCAGCCGGCACTGACACTCTGGGACATCCTGGTTCCCATCCTCGCTGCGGCGGCGGTCGGAGCCATGGTCGTGTTGTTGTGCCTCGCCACCCTGCGACGCCTCAGTCGGATCTCCGCCACGCAGGCGCTGCGGACCGGAGCTGCCGGTCAGCTCAAACCCCGGCGGCATCGCCTGGTGCTCTCCCGCAACAGGTGGCTCCCGACGCAGGCCTGGCTCGGGCTGAAGGAGGCCATGCGCCCGGCCAACGCTCTGCTGGTCGGAGTCGTGGCGACGGCTACCTTCCTGGTGCTCCTTCCCCTGAACGCGGTCACGACGCTCGCCGATCCCGGCTTCAGCAGCTACCTCGGGGTCGGGCAGGCCGACGTCCTGATCGACACCCAGGACGATCCGGCACTCTTCGAACAGGTCCGTGCCGGGGTCGCCGCCGATCCCGACGTCACCCGCAGCACCGGCCTCGCCACCCGCCGCCTCGACGTCCTGACCCCGGACGGCGAATGGGAGAGCCTGCTCGTCGAGTCGGGCGATCACACGATGTTCCCGTTGCACTATTCCCAGGGGTACGCCCCTGCGGCGCCGGGCGAGATCGCCTTCTCCCACAACCAGGCCGCCGCGCTGAAGGCCGGACTCGGCGACCGGGTGACGCTGAAATCGACGGACGGCGGTGCGGCCCACTGGCACAGCGTCTCGGTCGATCTCGCCGAGGGCGTCGATGCGAAGGCGAAGGCCGACGCGCTCGCTGCGGCGTACCCCGGGGCGAAAGCCCTCTCCGTCGCCGAAGCCAGCAATGAGGCGATCGGTGCCACGCTGACACAGCTGCGCCTGGTCTCGGGGCTGTCAGCCGCGGTCGCGTTCGCGCTGGTGTTCCTCGTGACGGCGCTGTTCGCGGTGCTCGTGGTCTCGCGGGAGGCCGATCAGATCGCCACCCAACGCGCGATCGGGGCGAGGGCGTCGGGGCTGGTGGGGCAGTACCTCATCCGGTTCGTCGCCGTCGGTGTGTTCGGTGTCCTGATCGGCGTCGTCCTGGCCCAGACGCTCGGCCAGCTCCTGACCGCGGGAGCTGTCGGCCTGCTCGGCGCACCCGGCCTCGTGGTGCTGGTCGATCCACTGCTGTCCTGGCTCGCGGTCCCGGCACTGCTCATCGTCGCCGTGGTTGCTGCCACCCTCCTGGCCCTCGGCCGCATCCCCACCATCACCGTTCTCGATCCCGGCTGA
- a CDS encoding ABC transporter ATP-binding protein — MTILRTRELTKDYQARVLHGIDLAIEPGQFVTIMGPSGSGKSTLLHLLSGMDTPTSGQVFLGDDELTALGEADLTDLRLRRLGFVFQEPHLLRTLTLRDNIVLPGFLADDEPREAVVARADALLERLSITELADRDVTQASGGQLQRIGICRALINTPEVIFGDEPTGALNSSTAAQILDIFGEVNQDGTTIVLVTHDPQVAVRGDRVVMLVDGRIAEDVDLGQYAPEDRTERLQQVSALMATRGI; from the coding sequence ATGACCATCCTGCGCACCCGCGAACTCACCAAGGACTACCAGGCCCGCGTTCTGCATGGCATCGATCTCGCCATCGAGCCCGGCCAGTTCGTCACGATCATGGGCCCCTCGGGCTCGGGCAAGTCCACTCTGCTGCATCTGCTGAGCGGCATGGACACCCCCACCTCGGGGCAGGTCTTCCTCGGCGACGACGAGCTGACCGCTCTGGGCGAGGCCGACCTGACCGATCTGCGCCTGCGGCGGCTGGGCTTCGTGTTCCAGGAGCCGCACCTGCTGCGTACGCTCACCCTCCGCGACAACATCGTCCTTCCCGGGTTCCTTGCCGACGACGAACCCCGCGAGGCCGTGGTCGCCCGGGCCGATGCGCTGCTGGAACGGTTGAGTATCACGGAGCTCGCCGACCGCGACGTCACCCAGGCCTCGGGCGGCCAGTTGCAGCGCATCGGGATCTGCCGCGCGCTGATCAACACCCCAGAGGTGATCTTCGGTGACGAGCCGACCGGCGCGCTCAACTCATCGACCGCCGCGCAGATCCTCGACATCTTCGGTGAGGTGAACCAGGACGGCACGACCATCGTGCTCGTGACACACGACCCACAGGTGGCTGTGCGGGGAGACCGGGTGGTCATGCTCGTCGACGGACGGATCGCCGAGGATGTGGACCTCGGACAGTACGCCCCGGAGGACCGGACCGAGCGCCTCCAGCAGGTGTCCGCACTCATGGCCACGCGGGGCATCTGA
- a CDS encoding type IV toxin-antitoxin system AbiEi family antitoxin domain-containing protein yields the protein MVARIVSTAQLLAEGLTPALIRAMVSAGHLRRVRRGFYERGEYAALTPEVRHRVLMEAVLSRHPGCVFSHISAAVAHGLPIPEKALGRAHVVRAADNSGSKRMQDLCLHRSTFPILTTMVEGLAVTPLDRTVLDLVRVLHGADALAVADRALAVGLDRNETLALLEADGSRRGNVQARRVLLLADARAESPGESWTRWSMAEAGTPMPDLQAEFHDPRTGEFLARTDFYWREHNLVGEFDGKVKYGRLLKPGQDVGEVVLAEKQREERLRRVGLWMVRFDAGEANKPWVVDRIVRDGIALARSRAA from the coding sequence ATGGTCGCGCGCATTGTTTCCACCGCCCAGCTCCTCGCCGAAGGTCTCACCCCTGCCCTGATCCGGGCCATGGTCTCCGCCGGACACCTTCGCCGGGTCCGTCGCGGTTTCTATGAACGTGGTGAATACGCCGCATTGACTCCCGAGGTCCGCCACCGCGTACTCATGGAAGCAGTCCTGTCCCGGCACCCCGGCTGCGTGTTCAGCCACATCTCGGCCGCGGTGGCCCATGGCCTGCCGATACCGGAAAAGGCGTTGGGTCGAGCCCATGTGGTCAGAGCCGCCGACAACTCGGGCAGCAAGCGGATGCAAGACCTGTGTCTCCATCGCAGCACGTTCCCGATTCTCACCACGATGGTCGAGGGACTTGCTGTCACACCGCTTGATCGGACCGTTCTTGATCTGGTCAGGGTCCTCCATGGAGCGGATGCGCTGGCGGTCGCCGATCGAGCGCTGGCAGTCGGCCTCGACCGGAACGAGACCCTCGCCCTGCTCGAAGCCGATGGCAGCCGTCGAGGCAATGTCCAGGCCCGTCGTGTCCTTCTTCTTGCTGATGCCCGAGCCGAAAGCCCGGGCGAGAGTTGGACGAGATGGTCGATGGCGGAGGCGGGTACGCCCATGCCGGACCTCCAGGCCGAGTTCCACGATCCTCGCACCGGGGAGTTTCTTGCCCGCACCGACTTCTATTGGCGCGAACACAATCTGGTCGGTGAGTTCGATGGCAAGGTCAAATATGGTCGCCTGCTCAAGCCGGGCCAGGACGTGGGGGAGGTAGTCCTCGCGGAGAAGCAGCGCGAGGAACGCCTCCGGCGCGTCGGGCTGTGGATGGTCCGCTTCGATGCCGGCGAAGCCAACAAGCCGTGGGTCGTCGATCGGATCGTCCGCGACGGCATCGCCCTTGCCCGCTCCCGTGCGGCCTAA
- a CDS encoding LysR family transcriptional regulator: MDTKLLEVFLAVVHTGSISAAARRLNFSQPTVSQQMKALERIMDVQLFTREGGRIELTAAGRALQGYAETTLSSWRFVCEQVREAAGRDDLIELSLASFPSASAALVPEAIAALLAADDRLRVKVLDAEPPASYDLLRGGQVNAIMNFSYPEDEPGRGQVELPILDEEFVLMVSEDHPLAGEGVVDLEDAADSNWVGGCPKCRQELITVCRERGFVPEILCSTDDPTMTRIMVTKGIGVAMRPVLSIVGQDHPGLVPLGIAHGVRRRVSVLVPENEAEKPEIVALHGALRTAAKQLVDKSPAAQQSRIHVED, encoded by the coding sequence ATGGACACCAAGCTGCTCGAAGTCTTTCTCGCCGTTGTGCACACGGGGAGCATCTCCGCTGCAGCGCGTCGGCTGAACTTCAGCCAGCCCACGGTCAGCCAGCAGATGAAGGCGCTCGAGCGCATCATGGACGTCCAGCTCTTCACCCGCGAGGGCGGGCGGATCGAGCTGACGGCGGCGGGCCGGGCGTTGCAGGGGTACGCCGAGACCACCCTGTCCTCCTGGCGCTTCGTCTGTGAGCAGGTCCGCGAGGCTGCCGGCCGCGACGACCTGATCGAGCTGTCGCTGGCGTCCTTCCCGAGCGCGTCCGCCGCGCTGGTGCCCGAGGCCATTGCCGCGTTGTTGGCCGCCGATGACCGACTGCGGGTGAAGGTGCTCGATGCCGAACCGCCCGCGAGCTATGACCTCCTGCGCGGCGGTCAGGTCAACGCGATCATGAACTTCTCCTATCCCGAGGACGAGCCCGGCCGGGGCCAGGTCGAGCTGCCGATCCTCGACGAGGAATTCGTGCTGATGGTCTCGGAGGACCACCCGCTGGCCGGTGAGGGCGTGGTCGATCTCGAGGACGCCGCTGATTCCAACTGGGTCGGCGGATGTCCGAAGTGTCGTCAGGAGCTGATCACCGTCTGTCGGGAGCGGGGGTTCGTGCCGGAGATCCTCTGCTCGACCGATGACCCGACGATGACCAGGATCATGGTCACGAAGGGCATCGGCGTAGCGATGCGGCCCGTGCTGTCCATCGTCGGCCAGGATCACCCCGGGTTGGTGCCGCTGGGCATCGCCCATGGCGTGCGCCGTCGCGTTTCCGTCCTCGTCCCCGAGAACGAAGCCGAGAAGCCCGAGATCGTCGCCCTGCACGGCGCCCTTCGGACCGCCGCGAAACAACTCGTCGACAAGTCGCCCGCCGCCCAGCAGTCTCGGATCCACGTAGAGGACTAG